Within the Arthrobacter sp. V1I7 genome, the region TCTGCTCTACGGCCAGAGCGTCACCGATGCGTGCATGGACTGGCAGGTGACGGCGTCGGTCCTGGGGCAGCTGGCGGCGTCCGCACGGACGCGCCGGACCCGGGGCTAGGGACGGTGCCCGACGGGAACTGCGATGTCGTCCCGGGCGACTCCCCAAATAAGGTCGTGATTTCCGCATTGCCTGCGGAAAGTCCGGTGGGATTACTGCGCAAGTCTTTCACAGGGGCACCAAGAGCCCCTAGAGTATCTATCACATGGTTGTTGGATGGCTCAGCATCGGCGCACCGCCATGTCATCTAGATAGGGCTGCCGCTTGTTGAGTAAGGAATAAAAGAAATGTCACCGGAGGCCAACTTCTCCAATGCTCGATTCTTGACCGTGGCTGAAGTCGCGGAGCTCATGCGCGTGTCCAAAATGACGGTGTATCGTCTCGTGCACTCCGGCGAGATGCCCGCCGTCCGATTCGGCCGCTCGTACCGGGTGCCGGAAAGCGCCGTCGAACAGTATCTCAAGGGTGCCGTAGTCGACGGACGCACCGAGACTGCCTGAATCCCTTAGATCGGAAGACCGCGTCCGCGGGCCTGTGCCGCGGCGTCGGTCATGGTGTGCCCCGGATAGGCGGTACCCTGTTAAGGAACGTTTTACGTCATTGTAAGAACCTGTCAGTTGCACAGTCTGCTGCTTAGCCCGCGGACCCTTCCCAACAGGCAGGTACTACATCTAGCCGGTAAGGAACTTTCGTGGGTTCAGTTATTAAGAAGCGTCGCAAGCGTATGGCCAAGAAGAAGCACCGCAAGCTGCTTCGCAAGACGCGCCACCAGCGCCGCAATAAGAAGTAGCAATTCTTCGAACTGCGTGAGAGATGCCCGCTGCCTTCCAGGTGGCGGGCATTTTCTTTTGGCCTTACCGCGGCGGAAGCGGACGGCTCAACCCACAGGGGTCAGCGGGTGGGGCCCCGGAAGCGGGAGAAGCCCCGCCACAGGCCGTAAATGGCCCCGCCGACCGTGGCCGCCTTGAGGCCCAGCGTGGCGGCCCGCCGCCCGGAGCGGAAGTCGTAGACGGGCCAGTTGTTTTCCCGGGCATGGCGCCGCAGCCGGGAGTCGGGGTTGATCGCCACGGGGTGCCCCACCATGCTCAGCAGCGGAATGTCGTTGTGGGAATCGCTGTAGGCCCAGCACCGGCTGAGGTCCAGGCCTTCGACCCGTGCCATCTCCCGCACTGCCACGGCCTTGGCCGGGCCGTGCAGGATGTCGCCCACCAGCCGCCCCGTGTACGAGCCGTCCAGGATCTCGCCGACGGTGCCAAGGGCTCCCGTGAGTCCCAGCCGGCTGGCGATCACGGTGGCGACCTCGATCGGCGTGGCGGTCACCAGCCAGACCCTGCGGCCTACCCTGAGATGCTGCTCGGCCAGGGCCTTGGCTCCCGGCCAGATGCGGGATTCGATCATCTCGTCGTAGACTTCTTCGCCGAGGGCCTCGACGTCCTCGACCGTGAAACCGGAGGCCAGCGTCAGGGCAGAGTCGCGGACGGCGTGTACATCGTCGATGTTTTCGCCGCGCAGCACGAACATGAGCTGCTTCCACGCAAAGCCGGCCGCCTGGGGGATGGTGAACGCCCCGCGCTGGTGCATTTTGCGGGCCACATGGAACAGGCTGGCGCCCTTCATGAGGGTATTGTCGACGTCGAAAAAGGCCGCTTCGCCGTGCTGCGGTGCTGCAGCAGGCTGCGTGACCACAGCGACGTACTTCTCCTCGGGCATATATCGAGTCTAGTCACTGCCGCGACGGGCCCCGTCGCACTGATGGCCCGGAGCGCGGACGGCCCGGAGCGCGACGGCCGCGCGTCGACGCCGGATGGCCCGGAGCGCGAACGGCCCGGGACGCGACGGCCGCGCGTCGACGCCGGATGGCCCGCCGGGCTACCGTGGAAACATGTCCAAGCCCGCGCCCCTCCCCGATGTAGTTCTGATCACCAAAGCTGACTGCCACCTCTGCGCCGAGGCGCGCGCCGCCGTCGGGCGTGTCACCGCCGCCCTGGGCATCGGCTGGACCGAGCAGTCGGTCGATCAGGACACGGCGCTCCGAGAGCGCTTCGCCGAGGAGATTCCCGTGGTGCTCGTCGACGGCATCCAGCGGGATTTCTGGAAGATCGACGAAGTCCGGCTCGCCCGGACCCTGCGGCGGGCGCTGGACGCGCAGTCCTGAGCGCGAGTGCTTTGTTGGCTGAACTGCGTGGGCTCTAGAGTGGGAAGCACAACGCGACGCAATGGAGCAGATAGTGACTTCGCTGGATTCATCTCCCGAGGCTGTGCCCGGGGGAGCCGGGTCTGCCGCCAAGCAGATTCCGCCCGCGGCCGTAGCCCGGCTGACGATTTATCTGCGCGCCCTCACCACACTGCTGGCCGAGGGGGTGGACCGGGTTTCGTCCGAGTCCCTCGCCGAGGCCTCCGGCGTCAGCTCTTCCACGCTCCGCAAGGACCTGTCCTACGTGGGTTCCTATGGGACGCGCGGGGTGGGCTACGAGGTTCAATACCTCAACCGGAATATTGCCGCCGCGCTGGGGCTGACGCACGACTGGAAGGTCGCGATTGTCGGCGCCGGCAACCTGGGCAAAGCCCTGGCCCGGTACGGCGGCTTTGAATCCCGTGGGTTTGAGATCGTTGCGATCTTTGACGCCGACCAGATGGTGGTCGGCAGCGAAGTGGGCTGGCTGCGGGTCAGCGACGCGGCGGACCTCGAATCGGTCCTATTGCGGACGGGCACAAATATGGTGGTCCTGGCGCTCCCCGCCACGGTGGCGCAGAGCGTGTGCGACCGCGTCGTTGCCGCCGGCGTGCGGAGCATCCTCAGCTTTGCCCCCGTGATGCTGCAAGTACCGCCGGGCGTCAACCTCCGGAAGGTGGATATGGCAACTGAGCTCCAGATCCTTGCCTACCACGCACAAAGGGCGCAGGACCCGGAGGACGTCGACTAGCGTCAGACGTTCCGGTTCCTGCGCCCAGGGCGCCGGAGGTTGGCGGATTAGTTCCGGAAGGGGCCGCCCGGCTGTGCGTAGGGATTGGCGAAAGGCTGCTGCTTGCGGAAGTACGGGGAGGTCGCCGGCAGGTAAAGCATCACGATGCCCGCGATGCCGGCCAGCACCGCGAGGGTGCCGATGCTCAGCGGGAACAGGCTGAAGACCGACAGCGCAGCGAAGACCGTGCCCAGAATCCGGGCCCAGTTCTTACCCTTGCGGACGTTGAGCGCCACGAGGGCGTAAAGGGCCGTACTGATCACGGCGAACACCACGATGGTCCCGACCAGGAAGGGCCTGATGTCGTTGAAATTGACGTCCGCGCCGCTGGCCGCCATCTGCTCCTGGAACATGTCCCGCACCGCGGGGGTATCCAAGGTGCCGATGGACAGCAGGAGCGAGAGCAGCCACAGCACGCCGGAGGCGACAATCAGCCAGAAGGCAATGTTGACGAGCTTGGGCACACCGTCGCCCGTTTGCTGCTGGCCTGCGGAGTACTGGGCGTAGGGGGACTGGCCGTACTGGGGTGCGTTCTGCCCGTACGGCGGGGTGGGGGGCGTCTGCTGGCCGTACTGGGGCGCGTTCTGGCCGTACTGGGGTGCGTTCTGCCCGTACGGCGGGGTGGGGGGCGTCTGTTGGCCGTACTGCGGCGCGTTCTGGCCGTACTGCGGCGTGGGCTCGCCCGGAACAGGACCGTCCGGGCTTGACGGCGGGACTGGAGGAATACTCATGGGCGGTCCTTCATATGTCGATCTGGATCGGCTACCGGGACCAGTAATCCTTGCCCTGCCCCCAGCATGGTTTAGTTCAACCGTACAGCGGGCCAACCGCTGCAGGGATCATTCCCGAGAGGTATTTTCAGCCATGATCCGGAGGTTCAGCCCGGACGGCGGCAGGCCACCATCGGCGGCGCCCCTTAGCGGCTTTTCAGCGACTCTTCCGGGTACTCCGGCCGCACCCCGCGATCAGACTCGGCCGCGCAGTGACGCGAACCAGGCCTGGGAATTAGGCAGCCACATCAGCACGGTGGCCGCGAGGCTGATGATGAAGCCCGGCCAACTGCTGCCGCTCCGGCCGTCCGTGGCGCTGGCGCTGATGATGGTCAGGAGCAGGGATACCCCGGCCAGGATCGTGAGGGCGAACCGGGCCCATTCGCGGCCTTCCTTCATTTTCATGGCCAGGATGATTTGGGCCGCGGCCAAGGCAAGCGCCGCCAGCACCAGCAGCAGCACCATGATGCCGATGCCGGGAGCGACGGCCAGAAGGACGAAGGATCCGAAGAGGCCGACAACTCCTCCCAGCAGGCCGAGCAGACCTCCGATGAGCCAGATCCAATAGGAGACCTTCAGCTCGATTGGCATGTTGGCGACGCTGAACATGCCGGAGAAGCCCCCTTGGGGCATGACATCGCTGACGTTCCGGGGCCGGTCGGCGGGCATCTCAAAGCGGAAGCCGCCCGGAGCCGCGGGCTGCCCTGGCGGCTGAAAGCCCGGAGCCTGGCCGTAGCCCTGTTGTGGTGGCTGGCCAAAGCCCTGCGGCGGCCCGTAATGACCCTGCTGCGGCGGCTGGTAGCCCGCTCCGGCGGGAGCTCCGTCCGGAGAACCGGCCGGCGGACCGGCGGGAGGCGGTTCGGAGCCGGTTGGCGGAACGTTGCCGGGCTGTGGGGGCTGGGCACCCGGCTGCTGCGGCGGCGGTACCTCGTTAGGGTTGCTCATGGCTCTCACTGTAGACCGCGACACCCCCGTTATCTAGGGAATTTCAGCCCGGTCCAGAGCATGTCGGAACCGGTCCTGGCTGGTCGGCAAGGCCGGCGGCAAGCAGGTGGGAAATCGTGGGCCAGGTCAGCGTCATACCGAGGCTCGCTGGCTGCCCGGCAGTTGAACGCCACTGGTAAGCGGTTAAACAAGAGCACCCCGCTCCATCCCGGGGATGGAACGGGGTGCCGCTGCAGCGGACGACTATGCTGCGGGAGCGATGAAGGCCAGTTCGAGGTTGACGGCAACCTTGTCGCTGACGAGCACGCCGCCGGCTTCGAGCACGGCGTTCCAGGTCAGGCCGAAGTCCTTGCGGCTGATCGTGGTTCCGGCGGACAGGCCGGCGCGGGTGTTGCCGAACGGATCAACAGCAACGCCGTTGAACTCGGTCTCGAGGGCCACCGGACGGGTAACGCCCTTGATGGTGAGGTCTCCCTGGAGTTCGTAGACGTCGCCCTTGGGGACGATGGTGTTGGACACGAAGGAGATTTCCGGGAACTTCTCGACGTCGAAGAAGTCTTCGCCGCGGACGTGGCCGTCGCGGTTGACGTCGCCGGAGTCGAAGCTCGCCGTCTTGATGGTGGCGTTGACCTTGGAATCGGCGACGTTGTCGGCGAGCTCGAGGGTGGCTTCGGCATCCTTGAACTGACCGCGGACCTTGCTGATGCCTGCGTGGCGGACAGTGAAGGCAATCTCACTGTGCGAGTTGTCGAGGGACCAGGTGCCGGTGGTGACGTTGGCGGGAAGAGCCATGATGTTTCTCCTTGAGTCGGGTGGGTACTGCGGTCGGTCTGATCGCCAGTCGAAACTATTCATTGAAGTCTCAACTAACTGCTTCACCCAGTATAAACATGCATTTGCATCTTTTATTCCAACGGCAGGGAACATTTCTTCAAACTCTTCAGTTCTACTTCTTGTAGAAGATTTCGTCATTGACCCTGCCCTTTGAGAAACTGGTACACATGCCCCAAGCCATTGTTCATTTGCTCCGCCACGGCGAGGTCCACAATCCAGATGCCGTCCTGTACGGCAGGCTGCCGGAATTCCACCTCTCCGAGCTCGGCCGGCAGATGGCGCTCATGCTTGCGGAGCACTTCCACGACCGCGCAGCCCACGGGGCGAACATCGTCCACCTGGCTGCCTCTCCGCTGACCCGCGCGCAGGAGACGGCGCAGCCCATTGCCGAAGCGCTCAACCTCGAAATCACCACCGAGGACCGGATCATCGAGGCAGTTAACTACTTCGAGGGTCTTCACGTCTCCAAGGCAGAGCTCCTCAGGCCGAAGCACTGGCCGATGCTGCGCAACCCGTTCCGTCCCTCGTGGGGGGAGCCCTACAAGCTGCAGGCTGCCCGCGTCCTTGCAGCCGTTCAGGATGCGCGGCTGCGGGCCATTGCACTCGGCGGCGGCGGCGACGCCGAGGCAATCCTGGTCAGCCACCAGCTGCCCATCTGGGCCACCCGGCTCAGTGCCGAAGGCAAGCCCCTTTGGCACGACCCGCGGAAACGGGAATGCACCCTCACCTCGGTCACGTCTCTCGTGTTCGACGACGTCGGCAGCCTTGTGCGAGTCGAATACGGCGAGCCCGCCGCAACCCTCCTGCCCGGTGCGTCCAGCACCCCGGGAGCCTGAGCATGACCGGACGCGACGCGCCCCGGTCCGACGGGCAGCGGACCCGGGCCGCCATGACCCGCCGCAGCGTGCTGACAGCGGGCGGCGCGGCGATCGCCGTCGTGCTGGGGCTCTCCGGCTGTGCCCAGGAAGATGCGCTGGCCAAACAGGCCAAGGCAGGCGACAACAAGAACTATGTGGCCGGCGACGGGTCGGTGACGGAGTTCGCCCTGGCGGACCGCAAGAGCCCGACTGACATCCACGGCACGCTGTTCGACGGCACCACGGTCAATGCCGGCGATTTCCAGGGCAAGGTCACCGTGCTCAACTTCTGGTTCGCGGCCTGCGCCCCTTGCCGGGTGGAAGCGCCCTCGCTGGAGGCCCTGCACCAGGAGTTCAAGAGCCAGGGCGTGCAGTTCTATGGGGTGAACCTCCGCGACGAGAAGGCCACCGCGGAAGCGTTCGACAAGACGTTCAACCTCACTTACCCGAGCTTCAACGACAAGGACGGTGCCGTGCTCCTGACCGTCTCGGGCCTCGTGCCGCCGGGGGCCGTCCCCACCACCCTGGTGCTGGACAAGCAGGGCCGGGTCGCTTCCCGAGTCCTCGGC harbors:
- a CDS encoding glutaredoxin family protein, coding for MSKPAPLPDVVLITKADCHLCAEARAAVGRVTAALGIGWTEQSVDQDTALRERFAEEIPVVLVDGIQRDFWKIDEVRLARTLRRALDAQS
- a CDS encoding YceI family protein; translated protein: MALPANVTTGTWSLDNSHSEIAFTVRHAGISKVRGQFKDAEATLELADNVADSKVNATIKTASFDSGDVNRDGHVRGEDFFDVEKFPEISFVSNTIVPKGDVYELQGDLTIKGVTRPVALETEFNGVAVDPFGNTRAGLSAGTTISRKDFGLTWNAVLEAGGVLVSDKVAVNLELAFIAPAA
- a CDS encoding resistance to Congo red protein; the encoded protein is MSIPPVPPSSPDGPVPGEPTPQYGQNAPQYGQQTPPTPPYGQNAPQYGQNAPQYGQQTPPTPPYGQNAPQYGQSPYAQYSAGQQQTGDGVPKLVNIAFWLIVASGVLWLLSLLLSIGTLDTPAVRDMFQEQMAASGADVNFNDIRPFLVGTIVVFAVISTALYALVALNVRKGKNWARILGTVFAALSVFSLFPLSIGTLAVLAGIAGIVMLYLPATSPYFRKQQPFANPYAQPGGPFRN
- a CDS encoding HAD family phosphatase produces the protein MPEEKYVAVVTQPAAAPQHGEAAFFDVDNTLMKGASLFHVARKMHQRGAFTIPQAAGFAWKQLMFVLRGENIDDVHAVRDSALTLASGFTVEDVEALGEEVYDEMIESRIWPGAKALAEQHLRVGRRVWLVTATPIEVATVIASRLGLTGALGTVGEILDGSYTGRLVGDILHGPAKAVAVREMARVEGLDLSRCWAYSDSHNDIPLLSMVGHPVAINPDSRLRRHARENNWPVYDFRSGRRAATLGLKAATVGGAIYGLWRGFSRFRGPTR
- a CDS encoding helix-turn-helix domain-containing protein — translated: MSPEANFSNARFLTVAEVAELMRVSKMTVYRLVHSGEMPAVRFGRSYRVPESAVEQYLKGAVVDGRTETA
- a CDS encoding 30S ribosomal protein bS22; protein product: MGSVIKKRRKRMAKKKHRKLLRKTRHQRRNKK
- a CDS encoding redox-sensing transcriptional repressor Rex; this encodes MTSLDSSPEAVPGGAGSAAKQIPPAAVARLTIYLRALTTLLAEGVDRVSSESLAEASGVSSSTLRKDLSYVGSYGTRGVGYEVQYLNRNIAAALGLTHDWKVAIVGAGNLGKALARYGGFESRGFEIVAIFDADQMVVGSEVGWLRVSDAADLESVLLRTGTNMVVLALPATVAQSVCDRVVAAGVRSILSFAPVMLQVPPGVNLRKVDMATELQILAYHAQRAQDPEDVD
- a CDS encoding TlpA disulfide reductase family protein — its product is MTRRSVLTAGGAAIAVVLGLSGCAQEDALAKQAKAGDNKNYVAGDGSVTEFALADRKSPTDIHGTLFDGTTVNAGDFQGKVTVLNFWFAACAPCRVEAPSLEALHQEFKSQGVQFYGVNLRDEKATAEAFDKTFNLTYPSFNDKDGAVLLTVSGLVPPGAVPTTLVLDKQGRVASRVLGEIQKGTLKSLIAAAVAE
- a CDS encoding histidine phosphatase family protein, with the protein product MPQAIVHLLRHGEVHNPDAVLYGRLPEFHLSELGRQMALMLAEHFHDRAAHGANIVHLAASPLTRAQETAQPIAEALNLEITTEDRIIEAVNYFEGLHVSKAELLRPKHWPMLRNPFRPSWGEPYKLQAARVLAAVQDARLRAIALGGGGDAEAILVSHQLPIWATRLSAEGKPLWHDPRKRECTLTSVTSLVFDDVGSLVRVEYGEPAATLLPGASSTPGA